The genomic stretch gatggctttcaactaggatggtctctTATTCTGATCttccgcttttgcccgaaatcccctaattaaagatttaattcatgaattttaggtaattagtgatgttgtagttgcataccttcttcgaggggatgtaagcctggccgtagaactcaccTGCGAAAACGGCAAAaactattttgctctgctagttttttaataaaaattctgtaacgagtaaaaataaacacccggtatagtaaATACGTTCCAAGTTCTTCCATGCTCCTGTTGCGGCACTTGTTTACCGGTTACCGCAGGTAACAGCATGGTTTATtccgcgatttttttttttttttttcactaccaTTCTGCTGGAGGGCTGCCATGCGGTACTGGCTTACGGTTGTCCGGTCGTTGTCGTCCGTTTCCCCTGGAGTATACAGCCGTGTGATATACCTTTCATCTCTGTATATTTTTGTCACAATCATCTTCTATATAGGTCATTGAGTTGGACGCTCTGAGCACTTCATATACTGACCacttaaaaaggaaagaaagaaaagtaaaatCTTGAGTCGACTTACCCGTCATGTCCACGATCATGAGGGATTGCGCTGCAAATATCAGCCACAACTGTGCTTTCCCCGTGCCGGGTCTATCTCGTACACACGTCCGGAACCCATCCACAAGGTTCTCGAGCTTGAAGAAAGAGCGGAGCTTCGTCCATGAGCTATGATTCAGCAGTTTCACACTTTCGGGCACAGTCAATACAAACGTAACCCAAAGTTGGCAGATCACTAACAGACAGATGGATGCCCGCAAAACGACGCAGATGCCAAATCGACCGTAGATTTGTCCACCGATGAGCCCACCCAGCGGAAATGCGGCACTGAAGCATAAACTTAAAAGGAAAAACTTTGTGCGCCTCTGACCTCCCTTAGTCGTTACGGTGGCTTCACTGTACACAGCCATGAAGACAGCGATGAAGCCTCCACTAAGACCGTCCGGTATCGCAGCTAGGACATCGTAGTACAAAGGTAGGGCCATCATGTAAGCAGTCGCAAGAACCAAGGTGGTGCTGATGATGCAACCGGCGTTGCTTATCAGTAATGGAGTCTTGTAGCCATACTTGTCGCACCAGGGGCCGATGAAGATAGCGATGACTGCCGAAGGAGCGAAGGAAATAATGACCCTGAACATTCCGCAGTTGCTGCCGATTTTCTCTGCAGCGTCCTTAACGTCGGGATAGCGATCCAACTGTTCACATATGGAAGCATTGTACTGCAGGCTGTTCAGACAGGCCTTGTGAAGCAAGAGGTCCCCTATGGGCGTGCTTACCATAAAGCGGCTGAATATGTAGGCGAAGAAAAAAATTTCTAGACGAGCGAGATAAACGTAGTGGTATATTCGAGAGAACGGCGTTGGTTTCTCAAAGGCGAGGGGAAGGTTCTCAGGAGTGTTCTCTCGTACTTTCTCGGTGAAGTTTTCGTTGCTCTGTACGACGTAGACATCCGTGGTCCGAGAAGCATCGGTGATTGGTGAACTACACGGCCTAGTTGAACAATTGGAGTTGCCACTGCTGGAGACTTTGCTGTCATCTACTTCATCCGGTAGCATCCTCTCCATATTGTTACAGATGTCAACCAGTGTCTATGAAAGGAAGGCGCTTCACCTGCATGTAAAGGCAGACTCAATGAGCCGCTGTCTGAACAGACGTGAATAGGAAGAAAATAGCGCGCCATTCTATGGAATGCTCTGAGGATCTAAAAAAAGGACTAGCCTATCAAGTATGGGCAGATCAACTCGCAGGTCGATTCAGATCAGGGCATATAGGCAGACGTTTCGCTACGACTTCACTCATATTCACCTCATGGAACCTTTACTTCTTGCAAACCCATTCGCGCTAAGCTTACCAGACCTCATACAATGTGCCCTTCCCTCACAACCCGTCTCAAATAATCTCATTCATAAGCCGTGAACTGATGACAGGAAGTGTGCTCGGGTAATTCGCACCCGCACCACGGGCGTGCCACCGGCAACCTGCGGTGTGTGATGCGGGTATGCCTGCACAATCCGCAGATGCAGTGCGGGTGCATCCGCTACCCGCAACCTGCAGTGACACGGAGTTTCTACTCGCAAATAACAAAACATCCGACCATCAGTTCCACGCCATGCAggcgtttgtgcgattttgcgcagactccaatTTGGTGGAAACAGTGTGACcgacagtgtgtgtggacagtgtgtgtgtgaatgactgactgagtgtctttgtcactcattggttttatggtagatagccatttgtgtttttctaagtgatctggagtagccggctctcgtaatgagtgcctatttcgccgttcttttcttccctttttcattttttcttatcaactcaactcaacacAACTCAACAAAATAGCGAAACATTTTTAGAAAGACGTTTCCACGAACGTGTGCTGTCTCGACTAATGTTCTCTGTCGTATTTGTCAGCCACGTGTGCTCCGGTGAAAGGTGACATTACCATGCGTTATCTGAAAAAAAGTTTACTTTATCGGgtattttcgttttctttttcttttctttttttttttggggggggggggttgcagtTTACTTTTTGGCATATTCGGACAGCGTTGTTCACTGTTTATTATTTTCCggatattcggtgtttttcTTCGTTTATTTTTTGTAATTCAGTCACTTCCCACTTGCGTTGCCTCTGAAGCGCTCGTAAGCGATGACTGTACCGACGTTGTACGACCTCTCATCGATATCTTACTTGTGAAGTAAAGATCACGTGGTTCTATTACGAAACGTTCTagactgttaaaacagaacttcaccacatagcatgctcctagccaaccatcattccgaatgatatcattctgtgtctttatttgttcaaaacaggggggaggtgcctatctgggacaagcataatacGTCCCAGATAGCCGCCtcctcctattttcaacaaatccatacacataatgatatcattggcaatgatggttggctatgagcgtgctatgtggtgaagttatgttttaacagtgtagctcCTGAGGTTTCTTTATCCCACAGAGCAGGGTGCTGCAAAAACGTAGTGATGCGCATTATGCCTGAAGGTGCTGGACTGCACAATGTCCACAATACCAAAAAACATGAGTTCTGCTTCACTTTTATGGATTCTGCTCCGGTGCTGGACAGTTGGTCTTCCGTTCCTTGTACCAATTGTGCACACTGTGTCTGAaatgctttccttctttcttttctttcgtgtAGAGCATCAGAATGTCAGGCTTGTAGAAAATGAAGCGGGAGGATGGGCAATGGATGACAAAGGACACAAATAAATATTGGGTAATACATGTTACCCACTGAACACACGAAAACCAGTCCAACACGCCCATACGCAAACATGGCTGCATAAATCATCAGTTTCAAGGATGAATCAGAGAACATTCAATGAATTGAACCGGTTCTGTACTTCACGCCCCCGGAAACACATGTTTGCagatgcactcttaaaaatgaacttcaccgcatagcatgctcctagccaaccatcatctcgaatgatatcgttatctgcccgtatttgttgaaaaggggaggcgtacgcctttttgtgacacttatgctgttcataattgtcacaaaaaggcgtacgcctcccgttttcagcaaatcagggcagataacgatatcagtcgagattatggttggctaggagcgtgctatgcggtgaagttcatttttaagagtgtgggatgtTACCGTCCCTCGAAATATCATATTTCTatctgatttcccttgccattTTCACAGGTTATTCAGGACTTTGCGTTGTAGGAGCAGCGGGATCGCTTTCGTATTTCAAATTCACGCAAGCGGTATTTGGAGTACGCGAGGATCATGCTGAAGTATaatgtgtcccagctaagtgtatacagatttttaaaaaatatatcactttttccgagatgaaatgaactgcaatatagcatatgctgaagggcagcACATTCGTCAAGGCAGTGTAGAGTACAGCTATTTTTTCAAAAATGGGGTTTTTTGGactctcgtttctcaaaaaccccacccc from Ornithodoros turicata isolate Travis chromosome 4, ASM3712646v1, whole genome shotgun sequence encodes the following:
- the LOC135391336 gene encoding uncharacterized protein LOC135391336 — protein: MERMLPDEVDDSKVSSSGNSNCSTRPCSSPITDASRTTDVYVVQSNENFTEKVRENTPENLPLAFEKPTPFSRIYHYVYLARLEIFFFAYIFSRFMVSTPIGDLLLHKACLNSLQYNASICEQLDRYPDVKDAAEKIGSNCGMFRVIISFAPSAVIAIFIGPWCDKYGYKTPLLISNAGCIISTTLVLATAYMMALPLYYDVLAAIPDGLSGGFIAVFMAVYSEATVTTKGGQRRTKFFLLSLCFSAAFPLGGLIGGQIYGRFGICVVLRASICLLVICQLWVTFVLTVPESVKLLNHSSWTKLRSFFKLENLVDGFRTCVRDRPGTGKAQLWLIFAAQSLMIVDMTASTVAYYFVRKMYSWSVAYYTTVSAVSSGVTYAFYFPTMFLFTRVLHVSDLWMAAVGTFFAVAQFVICGLAYKDWLYYVQFAVGIPTFLGSVGIRTHLSKIVEGHEIGKVFSFFACFESILPIAGEVVFTKIFQWSLDFFPGMVYLTAAALSFCAVLLLGYCIHISSHSYAPMDEENESICEDNCNINT